AttgcaatatttttttttgagagtGCTATTTCAGACTGCTAGTTTCAGTGTTCAGACTTGAGTAACAACAACACAGGGGTGTTCATTAATTCAAATAAAGCTGTATGCAAATCAGACATTGAAAATTCTTGTTGCATTCTTGCACAAGTTCTAGTGGTTCCTTTTCAAGACTAACTCAAACTTTTTCCCTTTCTCTGTACCTTCCTCCACAGAAATGCAATTGCAGTGCATAAGATACATGTACATGCAATTAAGGCAAGgaacagaaaaaataataaaacaactTAAAAGACTGACATGAAATGAAACCCTGATGATACAATATTTAAATCTGTCCGACCATTAGCTAGAAATGCAATCTAATTCCACACCCAACCCATCAATTTGATTAGTTGAACAAGTTAACAAAAGGGTCTAATTGGTTTGGTTATGCGGTTGATAGTCCTTAATATGAGTTGTGGGTTCCTTTTCCTTTATAGCTAGCTGGTTTTCTAATGTGATCCCTAGAGAAAAAGGTGGTAAAATTACCCAGCTTTCAAGTCAAACTGGGTTGTGAACCAACCAGTTTGAATCCATCGTGCTGTAAATTTCTCTTCAGCTGTCAGCTCCAATTCGGttgtcttcttcatcatcGCACTAAGTTTTAGGGTACATTCTGAGAAAATGCCATAACATATAATGGACAGCTAATTCACAGTGTGAAAGTCAGTTCAATGGATTGTGAAAAATGGTGCCTCACAGTGTGAACTCATATCAGAACTTCCATAACAAAAGTTAACATAAATAAGCTTCAGATTTGGCAGGAGAAAACAGAAATTTTTAACCTCTCAACTGGTCATATCTAatagatatatttttttttgaaaagagaCGAAATTTTAttgcaaagaagaaaacaaagggTACAGCAAAAACAAGTGGTCAAGGAGGCCACACAGAACAGTAGAAAAACAGCGTTCCAATCTAGGTGGATAAGTTGAAAATTTATCCCACTTAACTCAGAGGAGGTTGAGGCCCAGAGGGACGCCCAATGTCTGATTCTGTCCCATAACTGAGCAATATCGTTCTAATTTATTCTCCAAAGTTCTtctatttctctctccccAGACAACCCAAAACACTGCCATGATCGCGCAGTACCCCAACACCACCCCTTCCTCTTTCCTCCAAAAAAGTTCAAACGAGCTCCCAGCATCTCACTATCAATATCAAAAGCTAATACCCTCCTCAACTCTTTCAACTATATCTGTAGAGCATCTATACACGTCACAACACCTGATTATGAGCTATCTATCTCAATTCTTCAGTATGCAAACCAAAATATACATGTCCACAAGACAAACGCCAAGCAATTTTATCTAGCAACGAAGGTAGCTCAGCTGGATAAGAGATCATTTTCCACCTAAGCTTGTTTCGATCATTTGGAATAGTCGAACAATTTTACAGAGAGTCTACTTCGAAAGCATATACCAAGGAGAAAACAATTTCACAAAGATGCATACGGTCTCATAGGCTACAGCAACACATATATGAACCAACTCCACAAAGCTTTACCACCAGGTCCATGACTAGCTTGGAATCAGAACAATGGCATTGACAACACTTCATTCTTGCAATTGCCTAGATGTCTTAGGTGGGTCAAGACCATCAAACTTATGAAGAATAGGAGATATATAACAACTAGAGTGAGCATTCAGATtgatataataaaattttacCAGAAACATCTTGTCAGATAGACACACCTTTCTTTTCCAGTGCTTCTTATTCAAGCAAGCACAAATACACACCAAAAGACTCACAACTTTCTAACATTGTACCACCTCTGCAAGCCTTAAAACCATTATAGATCTCTCCCGCTGACTAATGAAGCACTCAGTAACTCACCAGGATGATTTCTTCTGTCTTCAGGGGCCAAGTCAAGCCTTATACCCCTGCCAAAATCGATAAAGGTTCCATTCACTTCGATTATTTTTTACAAGAGTTTCTCGTAAATCCGTTTTTCTAAGTTTTAATGTTAAAAGCAATCCTACTCCCACCCAAGTATTCCTAGTATAGTTACAACATAACAGCAAGGAGTCAAAATTAATGCATAGAATCATAGCAGTATtgtgataaaataaaagtgCAAATGTATGTAGTAATCTTAAAGCATAGACATTCCATCCATGAAAATAAGATCAGAAAGTGATACTACAGTTTTTCTTCATATGAAATCTTTAACCATCAGAAGTAAGCTTTAGGCAATTAATTCTATATCTCGCTATTGCTGAAGCCTGTACAACTACAAATCACCAAACCCAATACGAGCAACAACATTTTAAGCTAAcccatcaaaaccaaaagttTAACTACTGGTGGTAGGCTTGAAAGTGTAAGGCTGTGGAAGTGACAACGGACCTCTCCTCGAATCTTTATCATCCAAAAGCCTCTTCAGACTCTTGTTCTTGCAGTAGAGAGCATCAAAATGCTTAACCTACACCATCAAAAACCCCCGGGATtagaaacaaacaaatgaataaacccaagaaactaaaactaaaactacaTTAATTATGGtccaagaaacccaaaaaggtAAAATGGAGATTGAGACTTGACAATGAGGATTTTACCCAAGAAGCACGGCAGTGATTGACAAACTCCTCCCTCGAAGCTTTGCACTCAGCTGGGTACAACAGCCCCTTGGAAGCGATTTCAGTCTGTTTTTTGTCCGATTCTTTCTCCAAACACGCATAGAAAGCGTCTCGAGCCTTTTAAAATACACACAATTGCAGATTATAACCCCAATTTCAATCCACAGCatgcacatttacatttacaaaacaaacaaaacaaacaaaaaaataacggatagagagaaaataaaataggacCTTATAGCAAGCTTGTCTGGAACTAGAGAGTACGTCAGTGTGAATCTCATCCGGGCTTCGTGCCGCGTAAGCTTCCGTGGCCATGGCTTCGATTCGAATTCGAAAGCAAGGAAAACAAACCTCTGCTTTTGTTGAGTTGCTGTGAAATCGGTGACTGCAATGCAACAAACGGAGTGTGAAAGGGGAGTTTGCGTTTGGGTTtggttgggtttgggtttgtaTGTACGAACCAGACTGAATGGGGTTGGTCCAGTCCAACCCACCAAGTGGGCCTCTCTTATCTTTGTATATACGCCTGATTGAttgtaaattattaaaattcaactgtataaatttttctcaataatgatcaaatattgaaaatattttttttaagagagagagagagagagagagagagaggactgCCGAATGGGAGAAACTGGAAGGAATTGTTgaacaagttttttttcttggctCTTACACATCACGTGATCAAATAAGTTGTTTTAATATCAGTGTCACATTTTGGATTGGCTCCTCCGTAGCactatattatttgttttggg
Above is a genomic segment from Prunus dulcis chromosome 7, ALMONDv2, whole genome shotgun sequence containing:
- the LOC117635222 gene encoding cytochrome c oxidase assembly factor 6-like isoform X2 encodes the protein MATEAYAARSPDEIHTDVLSSSRQACYKARDAFYACLEKESDKKQTEIASKGLLYPAECKASREEFVNHCRASWVKHFDALYCKNKSLKRLLDDKDSRRGV
- the LOC117635222 gene encoding cytochrome c oxidase assembly factor 6-like isoform X1; the protein is MATEAYAARSPDEIHTDVLSSSRQACYKARDAFYACLEKESDKKQTEIASKGLLYPAECKASREEFVNHCRASWVKHFDALYCKNKSLKRLLDDKDSRRGPLSLPQPYTFKPTTSS